In Carassius auratus strain Wakin unplaced genomic scaffold, ASM336829v1 scaf_tig00000254, whole genome shotgun sequence, the following proteins share a genomic window:
- the epha2b gene encoding ephrin type-A receptor 2 — protein MDCRRIKRILFVNVFMNFVFISLQKKEEVLLDMVASGAELGWLTSPVEHGWEIGQRAVNGSLLYNYYICNVEEREQDNWLRTTFIQRHPTASRVFVDLRFVVRDCNSFNADSVTCKETFNLYAYEADADIGTSFRKGLFRKVATIAPDEISSLGEMKMNTETKVVDNLSHKGFYLAFQDIGACIAIYSVRVYYKTCPATVKSLAMFPETVAGGENQALREVAGTCISNAVSEDLPRIYCTTDGEWVVPVSQCQCRPGFEAMNDACQECQSGFFKSSVSSEACKPCPKNTQASGPGATSCTCKDGFYRAPEDPKTVACSGLPSSPQNLVASPAQMSMGRLQLSWRPPADTGGRSDITYIVVCERCEGRACQPCGEKVRLDPSNNDLKETRVTVSELEPHLNYTFTVEARSGVSQFSNKRATISINTTLDNPDPLKVTAMHLVDRSSTSLSLQWSVSHRSKPVGTRYELMYRKKENDEEIANGKVTTYTVLVLEKNLVQISDLSPSTVYLFKVQALSPEGNPGIYSLEHEFSTLPEVPQKTGNTAVILGAAIGGGVMLFIVVVVLLLRKRRRNSHTRQGPEDTYFSSPDQLKPLKTYVDPHTYEDPNTAVLKFASEIHPSHVTKQKVIGAGEFGEVYRGILKAPGRKETAVAIKTLKPGYTEKQRQDFLGEASIMGQFSHQNIIRLEGVVTKFKHAMIVTEYMENGALDKYLKDHDGEMSSFQLVGMLRGIAAGMKYLSDMSYVHRDLAARNILVNSNLECKVSDFGLSRVLEDEPEGTYTTSGGKIPIRWTAPEAIAYRKFTSASDVWSFGIVMWEVMAFGERPYWDMSNHEVMKAINEAFRLPAPMDCPSAVYQLMLQCWLQDRSKRPRFGDIVSILDKLLKSPDSLKAIADFDPRVSIRLPSTSGSDGSPFRSVAEWLESIKMSQYSENFSMAGIVSMEQVLQMKSEDIRNIGVRLPGHLKRIAYSILGLKDQTSTLSVFAV, from the exons ATGGACTGCAGACGGATTAAGCGTATTTTGTTTGTCAATGTATTTATgaactttgtatttatttctctTCAGAAAAAGGAAG AGGTGCTGCTGGATATGGTGGCTTCGGGAGCAGAGTTGGGTTGGTTGACATCGCCTGTTGAGCACGGG TGGGAGATAGGCCAGCGGGCTGTGAACGGCTCTCTGTTGTATAACTATTATATATGTAACGTGGAGGAACGAGAACAAGACAACTGGCTTCGTACTACATTCATCCAGCGCCACCCCACCGCCTCTCGGGTCTTCGTGGATCTGCGATTTGTAGTCCGTGATTGCAACTCTTTCAATGCAGACTCAGTTACGTGCAAGGAGACCTTTAACTTGTACGCCTATGAGGCCGACGCGGACATTGGAACTTCCTTCCGCAAAGGCCTGTTCCGCAAAGTTGCCACCATTGCTCCAGATGAAATATCCAGCCTTGGGGagatgaagatgaacactgagacAAAAGTAGTGGATAATCTTTCTCACAAGGGCTTCTACTTGGCCTTCCAGGACATTGGCGCCTGCATCGCCATCTACTCTGTCAGGGTTTACTATAAAACATGTCCAGCAACAGTGAAGAGCTTGGCAATGTTCCCTGAGACTGTGGCAGGGGGAGAGAATCAAGCCCTACGGGAGGTGGCTGGAACTTGCATCTCAAACGCTGTAAGTGAGGATCTACCTCGCATTTACTGCACAACTGATGGGGAATGGGTGGTACCTGTGAGCCAGTGCCAGTGCAGACCCGGGTTCGAAGCCATGAACGATGCATGCCAAG aaTGTCAGTCTGGCTTCTTCAAATCTTCAGTGTCCAGTGAGGCCTGCAAGCCCTGTCCAAAAAACACCCAGGCCTCGGGTCCGGGCGCCACTAGCTGCACCTGCAAGGACGGCTTTTATCGAGCACCTGAGGACCCTAAAACAGTTGCTTGCTCTG GTTTACCCTCCTCTCCTCAGAATCTGGTGGCTAGTCCAGCTCAGATGTCAATGGGCAGGCTGCAGTTGTCATGGAGGCCCCCTGCAGACACCGGCGGGCGCAGTGATATCACATACATTGTGGTTTGCGAGCGGTGTGAGGGGAGGGCATGTCAGCCTTGTGGTGAGAAAGTGCGTTTAGATCCAAGCAACAATGACCTGAAGGAGACCAGAGTCACTGTGAGCGAACTGGAGCCGCATTTGAACTACACCTTCACCGTGGAGGCACGGAGCGGAGTGTCCCAGTTCAGCAATAAGAGAGCCACCATCAGCATCAACACTACTTTAGATAATCCAG ATCCCCTAAAAGTGACCGCGATGCATCTTGTGGACAGGAGCTCCACCAGCCTGTCGCTTCAGTGGTCTGTTTCTCACCGTTCCAAGCCAGTTGGCACACGTTATGAACTAATGTATCGCAAAAAG GAAAATGATGAGGAGATAGCCAATGGAAAGGTCACTACCTACACTGTGCTGGTGCTGGAAAAGAACTTGGTTCAGATCAGTGATCTGTCTCCTTCCACCGTCTACTTGTTTAAAGTTCAAGCTCTCAGTCCAGAAGGAAACCCAGGCATCTACAGCTTGGAACACGAGTTTTCGACGCTCCCGGAAG TTCCTCAAAAAACAGGAAACACAGCAGTGATCCTCGGGGCCGCGATCGGAGGAGGCGTCATGCTTTTCATCGTGGTAGTGGTCCTGCTTCTGCGAAAACG GCGAAGAAATTCTCACACCAGACAAGGACCAGAGGACACCTATTTCTCCAGCCCAG ACCAGTTGAAGCCGTTGAAGACCTATGTTGATCCTCACACGTATGAAGACCCCAACACGGCGGTGCTCAAGTTCGCCAGCGAGATCCATCCGAGTCACGTCACAAAGCAGAAAGTCATCGGAGCAG GTGAGTTTGGAGAGGTGTATCGAGGAATTCTGAAAGCTCCCGGGcggaaggaaacagcggtagcaaTAAAGACACTGAAGCCAGGATACACAGAGAAACAGAGGCAGGACTTCCTCGGTGAGGCCAGCATCATGGGACAGTTCTCACATCAGAACATCATCCGACTGGAGGGGGTGGTCACCAAAT TCAAGCATGCCATGATTGTGACTGAGTACATGGAAAACGGAGCTCTTGACAAATACCTGAAG GACCATGATGGCGAGATGTCATCCTTCCAGTTGGTTGGTATGCTCCGTGGCATTGCGGCCGGAATGAAATATCTCTCAGACATGAGCTATGTACACAGGGATCTGGCTGCCAGAAACATCTTGGTCAACAGCAACCTGGAGTGCAAGGTGTCTGACTTTGGTTTGTCACGAGTTTTGGAGGACGAGCCTGAAGGAACCTACACCACCAGC GGAGGTAAAATTCCTATTCGCTGGACTGCTCCGGAGGCCATAGCTTACAGGAAATTCACGTCAGCAAGTGATGTGTGGAGTTTTGGCATTGTCATGTGGGAGGTCATGGCCTTTGGAGAGAGGCCCTATTGGGACATGAGTAACCATGAG GTAATGAAGGCCATTAATGAGGCTTTCCGCCTTCCTGCTCCAATGGACTGCCCCTCTGCTGTCTATCAGCTGATGTTACAGTGCTGGCTGCAAGATCGCTCCAAACGGCCCCGCTTTGGCGACATTGTCAGCATACTAGACAAACTCCTCAAGAGTCCAGATTCTCTGAAGGCCATTGCAGATTTTGACCCTCG AGTTTCCATTCGGCTTCCCAGCACCAGCGGCTCAGATGGCTCTCCCTTCAGGTCTGTGGCCGAGTGGCTGGAGTCCATCAAGATGAGCCAGTACAGTGAAAACTTCAGCATGGCCGGAATCGTCAGCATGGAGCAGGTGCTGCAGATGAAGAGCGA GGATATTCGTAACATCGGCGTCCGTCTGCCGGGCCATCTGAAGAGGATTGCCTACAGCATCTTGGGGCTTAAGGACCAGACGAGCACCCTGAGTGTGTTTGCAGTGTGA